One Antarctobacter heliothermus DNA segment encodes these proteins:
- a CDS encoding flagellin, giving the protein MEVIGDMARALVLRTNQVRLREEMDKLAVEVSTGFVRDAGKHLHGDLTGLQSIDRALSRMDTYRVNTTEASFLSGSMQTALDEIQGRSETLSQTLIAAELTPNSALLSTMADDAENALSQVMNGLNRSVAGRFLFSGTATDRQAVQSADALLNDVRTALVGQTDMAGVEAVLDTFFGAGGTYETNTYEGSNTGLAPLKLSETESANLDIRATDPVFREVLKPMVMAALATDGTLGFDQDLQIEILTTAGRDLLAAQQDFVELRAGLGALEARVEETTARNSAEFTATNIARLDLVGTDQYYTASRYENIRTQLESLYAITARSQRLSLAEYL; this is encoded by the coding sequence ATGGAAGTCATCGGAGACATGGCGCGCGCCCTGGTGTTGCGCACCAACCAGGTGCGCCTGCGTGAGGAAATGGATAAACTTGCGGTCGAGGTCTCGACCGGATTCGTCAGGGACGCGGGCAAACATCTGCATGGTGATTTGACCGGGCTGCAGTCGATCGACCGCGCTCTTTCGCGGATGGACACCTACCGGGTCAATACGACCGAGGCCAGCTTTCTCTCCGGGTCGATGCAAACGGCACTTGATGAGATCCAAGGGAGGAGCGAAACGCTGTCGCAAACGCTCATTGCGGCAGAACTCACGCCAAACTCGGCCTTGCTAAGCACGATGGCCGACGACGCGGAAAATGCACTTAGCCAAGTAATGAACGGTCTCAACCGCTCCGTTGCCGGGAGGTTTCTGTTTTCGGGAACTGCAACAGACCGGCAAGCCGTCCAAAGCGCCGATGCTCTACTGAACGATGTGCGGACGGCACTTGTCGGCCAGACCGATATGGCTGGCGTCGAGGCTGTGCTGGATACCTTCTTTGGCGCAGGCGGAACCTATGAAACAAATACTTATGAGGGGTCCAACACCGGTCTTGCGCCGCTGAAGCTTTCTGAAACAGAGAGCGCCAACCTGGATATCCGGGCAACTGACCCCGTTTTTCGTGAAGTATTGAAACCCATGGTTATGGCGGCGCTGGCAACGGATGGCACCTTGGGGTTCGATCAGGATCTGCAAATCGAAATCCTGACCACCGCCGGGCGAGACCTGCTTGCCGCGCAGCAGGATTTTGTCGAGCTGCGCGCGGGCCTTGGGGCGCTGGAGGCGCGCGTCGAAGAGACAACAGCCCGAAACTCGGCAGAATTCACGGCCACGAATATCGCCAGGCTCGATCTGGTGGGAACGGATCAATACTACACCGCGTCCCGCTACGAAAATATCCGGACTCAGCTGGAAAGCCTCTACGCCATCACGGCCAGATCCCAGCGACTTTCCCTTGCGGAGTATCTCTGA